Proteins encoded within one genomic window of Actinoplanes octamycinicus:
- a CDS encoding DUF6345 domain-containing protein, translated as MTELVDARLVSGANPNAGSDDAAKGTQQDIYFFTSIEDFPPGVGDLSLTHDDAQGFYDYVKQFNTPNGWYRDGNVGQWIYEETYDNWQDDYGFDAAKVVYHSGHGGMASNGVFSIPVGNDWGGDHWTSSNDMRLGNEYARYVFWSTCESVRVKGGHSPIRTWSTANLGLRMILGYETVSVDNGNYGRYFFEEWNKGKSFSTAFLDASWRISHGQEPAVTACGATQAEATDRLFNERLFDAGRANTAWWWWRWYDRASLRARTLAVPRGTRSAKFSPAGVHDLAAAWTDRFDGSARVVLGASGTREITLAPPAETYQELTDDEAVAVARRAVEQYRLAEHAELAVDHIRYDRHAGASADERVEPRIRERTVGFVQLIDGTPVVSPDRGRLQVRVDNERNVTAIADSTRPVADLRDAPAAPPGNAERDVEELFSAALQRRLRRAASSGRVPSAVREVPESSEVGYAVRGNNAVLVARREVEVDFGQGLAKRYVLEEPIS; from the coding sequence ATGACCGAGCTCGTTGACGCCCGCCTGGTGTCCGGCGCGAACCCGAACGCCGGGAGCGATGACGCCGCCAAGGGCACCCAGCAGGACATCTACTTCTTCACCTCGATCGAGGACTTCCCGCCCGGAGTCGGCGATCTGAGCCTCACCCACGACGACGCGCAGGGCTTCTACGACTACGTCAAGCAGTTCAACACCCCGAACGGCTGGTACCGGGACGGCAACGTCGGGCAGTGGATCTACGAGGAGACCTACGACAACTGGCAGGACGACTACGGGTTCGACGCCGCGAAGGTGGTCTACCACTCCGGGCACGGCGGGATGGCCAGCAACGGCGTGTTCTCCATCCCGGTCGGCAACGACTGGGGCGGCGACCACTGGACCAGCTCCAACGACATGCGGCTGGGCAACGAGTACGCCCGGTACGTGTTCTGGTCCACCTGCGAGTCGGTCCGGGTCAAGGGCGGCCACAGCCCGATCCGCACCTGGTCGACCGCGAACCTCGGGCTGCGGATGATCCTCGGCTACGAGACGGTCAGCGTCGACAACGGCAACTACGGCCGGTACTTCTTCGAGGAGTGGAACAAGGGCAAGTCGTTCAGCACCGCCTTCCTGGACGCCTCCTGGCGGATCAGCCACGGCCAGGAGCCGGCCGTGACCGCGTGCGGGGCGACCCAGGCCGAGGCCACCGACCGGCTGTTCAACGAGCGGCTGTTCGACGCCGGGCGGGCGAACACCGCCTGGTGGTGGTGGCGCTGGTACGACCGGGCGTCGCTGCGCGCCCGCACCCTGGCCGTGCCGCGCGGCACCCGGTCGGCGAAGTTCAGCCCGGCCGGCGTCCACGACCTGGCCGCGGCCTGGACCGACCGGTTCGACGGCTCGGCCAGGGTGGTGCTCGGCGCGAGCGGCACCCGGGAGATCACGCTGGCCCCGCCGGCCGAGACGTACCAGGAGCTGACCGACGACGAGGCAGTCGCCGTGGCCCGCCGGGCGGTCGAGCAGTACCGGCTCGCCGAGCACGCCGAGCTGGCCGTCGACCACATCCGCTACGACCGGCACGCCGGCGCCTCCGCGGACGAGCGGGTGGAGCCGCGGATCCGGGAGCGCACGGTCGGTTTCGTCCAGCTGATCGACGGCACGCCGGTGGTCAGCCCGGACCGGGGCCGGCTGCAGGTGCGGGTGGACAACGAGCGCAACGTGACCGCCATCGCCGACTCCACCCGGCCGGTCGCCGACCTGCGCGACGCCCCGGCCGCCCCGCCCGGCAACGCCGAGCGGGACGTCGAGGAGCTGTTCAGCGCGGCGCTGCAGCGCCGGTTGCGCCGGGCCGCGTCGAGCGGGCGGGTGCCGAGCGCGGTCCGCGAGGTGCCGGAGTCGTCCGAGGTCGGTTACGCCGTCCGCGGCAACAACGCGGTGCTGGTGGCACGCCGTGAGGTCGAGGTCGACTTCGGCCAGGGGCTGGCCAAGCGCTACGTCCTGGAGGAGCCGATCTCCTGA
- a CDS encoding M23 family metallopeptidase has translation MPIVLRLPFRGTWLVENSPARRVPSHGTAAFGASHAIDFVAVRDRRTAPVRDWRSVLGVEPVDRFYGFDQEILAPAGGRVRAAEDGVPDLVARRSLVSRAGYALTQAARARAGARGLAGNHVIIELAEGGFLVVAHLRQGTVAVRPGESVAAGQVLGRCGNSGNSTQPHVHVQVMDRADPFTAAGVPILFRDFRIHGRDGAAETVGFGVPDTGDVVEPVGGHGAHRVPESL, from the coding sequence ATGCCGATCGTGTTGCGACTGCCGTTCCGGGGGACCTGGCTCGTCGAGAACAGCCCGGCGCGCCGGGTGCCCAGCCACGGGACCGCGGCGTTCGGGGCCAGCCACGCGATCGACTTCGTCGCGGTGCGGGACCGGCGGACCGCGCCGGTGCGGGACTGGCGCAGCGTGCTGGGTGTCGAGCCGGTCGACCGGTTCTACGGCTTCGACCAGGAGATCCTCGCCCCGGCGGGCGGCCGGGTGCGCGCCGCGGAGGACGGGGTGCCCGATCTGGTGGCGCGGCGCTCGCTGGTCTCCCGGGCCGGGTACGCGCTGACCCAGGCGGCCCGGGCCCGGGCCGGCGCGCGGGGACTGGCCGGCAACCACGTGATCATCGAGCTGGCCGAGGGCGGGTTCCTGGTGGTGGCCCACCTGCGGCAGGGCACGGTGGCGGTGCGGCCGGGGGAGAGCGTGGCGGCCGGGCAGGTGCTGGGGCGCTGCGGGAACTCCGGCAACTCCACCCAGCCGCACGTCCACGTGCAGGTGATGGACCGGGCCGACCCGTTCACCGCGGCCGGGGTGCCGATCCTCTTCCGGGACTTCCGGATCCACGGCCGGGACGGCGCCGCGGAGACCGTCGGGTTCGGGGTGCCGGACACCGGGGACGTCGTCGAACCGGTCGGTGGGCACGGGGCTCACCGCGTACCGGAAAGCCTGTGA
- a CDS encoding VOC family protein — protein sequence MDAVARLDLVIFDAVDIDAVGAFYAGLTGWDVVRQDADRFGIRDPSGQEIEFQRAPDHVQPRWPGQDWPQQFHLDLRVGEPRVEAGRAIRLGARLLSDGPRGITLADPAGHPFDLCAGDDSLPFTVTIDAPDAGALARFYAGLLGGMPALLRFQQVKEYREPRWPDPARPQQAHLDLLVTDLAAAESRAVGLGARSLHIAEHFTVFADPAGHPFCLVH from the coding sequence ATGGATGCGGTAGCCCGGCTCGACCTGGTCATCTTCGACGCGGTGGACATCGACGCGGTCGGGGCCTTCTACGCCGGGCTGACCGGGTGGGATGTGGTGCGGCAAGACGCCGACCGGTTCGGGATCCGCGACCCGAGCGGGCAGGAGATCGAGTTCCAGCGCGCGCCGGACCACGTGCAGCCGCGCTGGCCCGGGCAGGACTGGCCGCAGCAGTTCCACCTGGACCTGCGGGTCGGCGAGCCGCGGGTGGAGGCGGGGCGGGCGATCCGGCTCGGTGCCCGGCTGCTCTCCGACGGCCCGCGCGGGATCACCCTGGCCGACCCGGCCGGCCACCCGTTCGACCTGTGCGCGGGCGACGACTCGCTGCCGTTCACCGTGACGATCGACGCGCCGGACGCCGGGGCGCTGGCCCGCTTCTACGCCGGGCTGCTCGGCGGGATGCCCGCCCTTCTGCGGTTCCAGCAGGTCAAGGAGTACCGCGAGCCGCGGTGGCCGGACCCGGCCCGCCCCCAGCAGGCCCACCTCGACCTGCTCGTCACCGACCTGGCTGCGGCCGAGTCCCGGGCGGTGGGCCTGGGGGCCCGCTCCCTGCACATCGCCGAGCACTTCACGGTCTTCGCCGATCCGGCGGGCCACCCGTTCTGCCTCGTCCACTGA
- a CDS encoding glycoside hydrolase family 3 N-terminal domain-containing protein produces the protein MTVPAAPAAAAGLPYQDPTLPVATRVADLLGRMSLDDKVGQMTQSERGTTTAADVTTFRVGSVLSGGGSAPSPNTPTGWADMYDNYQRGALATPLQIPILYGIDAVHGNNNVPGSTIFPHNIGLGATRDPALVQQIGRATAEEVTGAGLDWTFAPCLCVARNDRWGRTYESFGEKPEIATAMTTIVDGLQGSRLDGPASVLATAKHYIGDGGTTGGTDQGNTQLTEAELRAIHLPPFAAAVEHGVGSVMISYSSFNGAKLHGHEYLITDVLKGELGFTGFVVSDWAAIDQLDGQRGFTQAEVVTAVNAGLDMIMVPTDWKTFVGYLRAAVQAGQIPMTRIDDANRRILTKKFELGLFEKPYADRSYATTIGSAAHRTLARQAVRQSQVLLKNAEGILPLAKSGGKIFVAGKSADDIGNQSGGWTLSWQGASGNTVPGTSVLAGIRAIAGSGTTVTYDRDGAGIDNTYRAAIAVVGETPYAEGQGDRPGSMSLDATDLATLSRLRASGVPVIVVLVSGRPLDIAAEIGNWTALIAAWLPGSEGAGVADVLFGDYAPTGKLPVTWMQSAAQQPINDGDGKTPLFPYGFGLTYSTTTPGDTTAPSTPGFPTATAVTATGLTLTWPASTDTGGSGLAGYDVYRDGLLVASPDTASYTVTGLTAGTSYAFSVAARDAAGNRSARSPVLAVTTPTGGTPAASCRVRYTTNDWSTGFTGTVALTNTGSAALNPWTLTWAFSAGQTVTQAWSARVAQSGSTVTATGEAWSTSLAPGATISFGFNASLQGTNPRPAAFTLNGTACTAD, from the coding sequence ATGACCGTTCCCGCCGCGCCCGCCGCGGCCGCCGGGCTGCCCTATCAGGATCCGACGTTGCCGGTGGCGACCCGGGTCGCTGATCTGCTCGGCCGGATGAGCCTCGACGACAAGGTCGGCCAGATGACGCAGTCGGAGCGCGGCACCACCACCGCCGCGGACGTCACGACATTCCGGGTCGGCTCGGTGCTGTCCGGCGGCGGCTCGGCGCCGTCGCCGAACACCCCGACCGGGTGGGCCGACATGTACGACAACTATCAGAGGGGCGCCCTCGCCACGCCGCTGCAGATCCCGATCCTCTATGGCATCGACGCCGTGCACGGGAACAACAACGTGCCGGGATCGACCATCTTCCCGCACAACATCGGGCTCGGAGCCACCCGCGACCCGGCGCTGGTCCAGCAGATCGGCCGGGCGACGGCCGAGGAGGTCACCGGCGCGGGGCTGGACTGGACGTTCGCGCCCTGCCTGTGCGTGGCCCGCAACGATCGGTGGGGCCGCACGTACGAATCGTTCGGCGAGAAACCGGAGATCGCCACGGCGATGACGACGATCGTCGACGGCCTGCAGGGCTCCCGCCTCGACGGGCCCGCCTCGGTGTTGGCCACCGCGAAGCACTACATCGGCGACGGCGGCACCACCGGCGGCACGGACCAGGGCAACACTCAGCTGACCGAGGCCGAGTTGCGCGCCATCCACCTGCCGCCGTTCGCCGCCGCTGTCGAACACGGCGTGGGCTCGGTGATGATCTCCTACAGCAGCTTCAACGGCGCCAAGCTGCACGGCCACGAATACCTCATCACCGACGTGCTCAAAGGTGAGCTGGGCTTCACCGGCTTTGTCGTCTCGGACTGGGCCGCCATCGACCAGCTCGACGGGCAGCGCGGCTTCACACAGGCCGAGGTGGTCACCGCGGTCAACGCCGGACTCGACATGATCATGGTGCCGACCGACTGGAAGACGTTCGTCGGCTACCTGCGCGCTGCTGTGCAGGCGGGGCAGATCCCGATGACCCGAATCGACGACGCCAACCGGCGCATCCTCACCAAGAAGTTCGAACTGGGCCTCTTCGAGAAGCCGTACGCCGACCGGAGTTACGCCACGACGATCGGCAGCGCCGCGCACCGGACGCTGGCCCGACAGGCCGTACGTCAATCTCAGGTCTTGTTGAAGAACGCCGAAGGGATCCTGCCGCTCGCCAAGAGCGGCGGAAAAATCTTCGTGGCCGGCAAGAGCGCGGACGACATCGGCAATCAGAGCGGTGGATGGACGCTGAGCTGGCAGGGCGCCAGCGGCAACACGGTGCCCGGCACGTCCGTGCTGGCCGGCATCCGCGCCATCGCGGGCAGCGGCACCACCGTCACTTATGACCGCGACGGCGCCGGGATTGACAACACCTACCGTGCGGCGATCGCCGTGGTCGGCGAGACGCCGTACGCCGAAGGCCAGGGTGACCGCCCCGGCTCGATGAGCTTGGACGCGACGGACCTCGCCACGCTGTCCCGGCTGCGCGCCTCGGGCGTACCGGTGATCGTGGTGCTGGTCTCCGGCCGCCCGCTGGACATCGCCGCCGAGATCGGGAACTGGACGGCCCTGATCGCCGCCTGGCTGCCCGGCAGCGAGGGCGCCGGCGTCGCCGACGTGCTGTTCGGCGACTACGCGCCGACCGGCAAACTGCCCGTGACGTGGATGCAGTCGGCCGCCCAGCAGCCGATCAACGACGGGGACGGCAAGACACCCCTTTTCCCGTACGGCTTCGGACTTACCTATTCGACCACCACGCCCGGCGACACCACCGCGCCGTCCACTCCCGGCTTCCCCACGGCGACCGCGGTGACGGCCACCGGCCTGACACTGACCTGGCCGGCGTCGACCGACACCGGCGGCAGCGGACTCGCCGGATACGACGTCTACCGCGACGGCCTCCTGGTGGCCTCCCCGGACACCGCCTCGTACACCGTCACCGGCCTGACCGCCGGTACGTCCTACGCGTTCAGCGTGGCGGCGCGCGACGCGGCCGGCAATCGCTCCGCCCGGTCCCCGGTCCTGGCGGTGACGACCCCGACCGGCGGCACACCAGCCGCGTCGTGCCGGGTCCGCTACACCACCAACGACTGGAGCACCGGCTTCACCGGCACGGTCGCGCTGACCAACACTGGTTCGGCGGCCCTCAACCCGTGGACGCTGACCTGGGCTTTCAGCGCAGGCCAGACCGTCACTCAGGCCTGGTCCGCGCGGGTCGCGCAGAGCGGCTCGACGGTCACCGCAACCGGTGAGGCCTGGAGCACCAGTCTGGCCCCGGGCGCGACGATCAGTTTCGGCTTCAACGCCTCCCTCCAGGGCACCAACCCGCGGCCCGCAGCCTTCACCCTGAACGGAACAGCCTGCACCGCGGACTGA
- a CDS encoding DIP1984 family protein, which yields MKLAEALALRAAASRRAEQLRSRIAGSARYQEGETPAEDAAALLTEAGTVLDEFESLIRRINRTNAATTVEGGTLTDALARRDILRLRHGILTSAADAAAGEGQRGFRQLRSELKMVPALPVADLRRQADDLARQLREVDTLIQRTNWEADLLD from the coding sequence ATGAAACTTGCCGAGGCTCTCGCGCTGCGGGCAGCTGCATCACGACGCGCTGAACAGCTTCGTTCCCGGATCGCCGGCAGCGCGCGCTACCAGGAGGGTGAGACACCGGCGGAGGACGCCGCGGCGCTGCTGACCGAGGCCGGCACGGTGCTCGATGAATTCGAGTCGCTGATCCGGCGAATCAATCGAACCAACGCTGCCACCACGGTCGAGGGCGGCACCCTCACCGACGCGCTCGCCCGCCGTGACATCCTGCGCCTGCGGCACGGCATCCTCACCTCGGCGGCTGACGCGGCGGCCGGCGAAGGCCAGCGTGGGTTCCGGCAGTTGCGCTCCGAACTGAAAATGGTCCCAGCGCTACCAGTGGCCGACTTGCGGCGCCAGGCGGACGACCTCGCCCGGCAGCTCCGCGAGGTAGACACGCTGATCCAGCGGACCAACTGGGAGGCCGACCTGCTCGATTGA
- a CDS encoding LysE family translocator: MNWTAYATYLVFALTVVLIPGPDFAVVVGNTMSGGRSRGMWSAAGVASSNAVQGVVAMAGLGALVMRAQPVFAVVKWVGAAYLMYLGLRLLQAARRGRYALPGSAAVEHAARRGWRQGFLSNITNPKVLVFYVAVLPQFLTPGAGPLSLMLFALSHALLSLTYLLTLTAVMHRVRRILARRKVRRCLDATTGIAMIGFGTRLAFER; the protein is encoded by the coding sequence GTGAACTGGACTGCCTATGCGACTTATCTCGTGTTTGCCCTCACTGTGGTGCTGATACCCGGTCCTGACTTCGCGGTGGTGGTGGGGAACACCATGTCGGGCGGGCGTTCGCGAGGGATGTGGTCGGCCGCGGGCGTTGCCTCGTCGAACGCCGTTCAAGGCGTCGTCGCCATGGCCGGGCTCGGTGCCCTGGTCATGCGAGCGCAGCCCGTCTTCGCAGTCGTGAAGTGGGTGGGAGCGGCCTACCTGATGTATCTGGGCCTGCGGTTGCTGCAGGCGGCGCGGAGAGGGAGGTACGCGCTGCCGGGCTCGGCCGCCGTCGAGCACGCCGCACGGCGAGGTTGGCGTCAAGGCTTCCTGTCGAACATCACCAACCCGAAGGTCCTTGTCTTCTACGTGGCAGTTCTACCGCAATTCCTGACGCCGGGTGCGGGCCCGCTGTCGCTGATGCTGTTCGCGCTGAGCCATGCGCTACTGTCCCTGACCTATTTGCTGACCCTGACGGCTGTGATGCATCGCGTCCGCCGGATCCTCGCGCGCAGGAAGGTCCGTCGTTGTCTCGACGCGACAACCGGCATTGCCATGATCGGATTCGGAACCCGGCTGGCATTCGAACGGTGA
- a CDS encoding SRPBCC family protein, with amino-acid sequence MSTIHFTETSTATPEQLLAGITDFGPGRQELFANSSDAGLRVHGSGPDWADVTEGAGGVWERLRYDWSDPRRIVMTTTDSNLWGGNSGHTYTLTPLPDGTTRLDAVVVRDGKNLKGKVTGLLLGSVAKGALGKALHNTVKAIEARHAVAR; translated from the coding sequence ATGTCCACCATCCACTTCACCGAGACCAGCACCGCGACGCCCGAGCAGCTGCTGGCCGGGATCACCGATTTCGGCCCGGGGCGGCAGGAGCTCTTCGCGAACAGCTCGGACGCCGGCCTGCGGGTGCACGGCTCCGGCCCGGACTGGGCCGACGTCACCGAGGGCGCGGGCGGCGTCTGGGAGCGGCTGCGCTACGACTGGTCGGATCCGCGCCGCATCGTGATGACCACCACCGACTCCAACCTGTGGGGCGGGAACTCCGGGCACACCTACACGCTGACGCCGCTGCCGGACGGCACCACCCGGCTGGACGCGGTCGTGGTGCGCGACGGCAAGAACCTCAAGGGCAAGGTGACCGGGCTGCTGCTCGGCTCGGTGGCGAAGGGCGCGCTGGGCAAGGCCCTGCACAACACGGTCAAGGCGATCGAGGCGCGCCACGCGGTCGCGCGCTAG
- a CDS encoding DUF2238 domain-containing protein, whose product MDDHGGRVALLLEPASRATPASSKAHRWTLAAFLMVLVATWWRPIYPAEQALHHSLTALGLLSLLLVHRRRPLPYVSFLLILIFLTLHTIAARWIYSFVPYDDWTEHLFGFRTADVFGWHRNHFDRLVHAAYGLCFGPVVFRALREWRGLRARWAALLAVDVVLSTSALYELFEWAIAMTLAPGAAEAYNGQQGDMWDAHKDMTFATLGAIVGVAIAVVVAWRRSARAERAGERP is encoded by the coding sequence GTGGATGATCACGGGGGTCGGGTCGCGCTGCTGCTGGAGCCGGCGAGCCGGGCGACGCCGGCCTCGTCGAAGGCACACCGGTGGACGCTGGCCGCGTTCCTGATGGTGCTCGTGGCCACCTGGTGGCGCCCCATCTACCCGGCCGAGCAGGCCCTGCACCACTCGCTGACCGCGCTCGGCCTGCTCTCGCTGCTGCTGGTGCACCGGCGCCGCCCGCTGCCGTACGTCTCGTTCCTGCTGATCCTGATCTTCCTGACCCTGCACACGATCGCAGCGCGGTGGATCTACTCGTTCGTGCCCTACGACGACTGGACCGAGCACCTGTTCGGCTTCCGAACCGCCGACGTGTTCGGCTGGCACCGTAACCACTTCGACCGCCTGGTGCATGCCGCCTACGGCCTGTGTTTCGGCCCGGTCGTCTTCCGGGCCCTGCGGGAGTGGCGCGGCCTGCGGGCGCGCTGGGCCGCCCTGCTCGCGGTCGACGTGGTCCTCTCCACCAGCGCGCTGTACGAGCTGTTCGAGTGGGCCATCGCGATGACGCTCGCACCCGGAGCGGCCGAGGCGTACAACGGCCAGCAGGGCGACATGTGGGACGCGCACAAGGACATGACGTTCGCCACGCTGGGCGCCATCGTCGGGGTGGCCATCGCCGTCGTCGTGGCCTGGCGGCGATCAGCTCGCGCTGAGCGAGCCGGTGAGCGCCCGTGA
- a CDS encoding STAS domain-containing protein → MTTALTLTTGQDAAGAVVLTAVGEIDMSNAESFAAALGEARPVDGQPLLVDLTAVEYLDSAGLAALFEHAERIEVIAGPLLSPLLTISGLADLTTVRSR, encoded by the coding sequence ATGACCACCGCGCTCACGCTGACCACGGGCCAGGACGCCGCCGGCGCCGTCGTGCTCACCGCGGTCGGCGAGATCGACATGAGCAACGCGGAGTCCTTCGCCGCGGCGCTCGGCGAGGCCCGCCCGGTCGACGGTCAGCCGCTGCTGGTCGACCTGACCGCGGTGGAGTATCTGGACAGCGCGGGTCTGGCCGCGCTGTTCGAGCACGCCGAGCGGATCGAGGTGATCGCCGGGCCGCTGCTCTCCCCGTTGCTGACCATTTCCGGTCTCGCCGATCTGACCACGGTCCGCAGTCGCTGA